In Kineococcus endophyticus, one genomic interval encodes:
- the trpC gene encoding indole-3-glycerol phosphate synthase TrpC → MTVLDDILAGVREDLAARKALTSLDELKERAHRQVPAKDAHALLKPRDAEQRGVKVIAEVKRKSPSKGALATIPDPAELATQYEAGGASVISVLTEQRRFGGSLDDLRAVRCAVDVPVLRKDFVVESYQLWEARAWGADVVLLIVAALEQEALVSLIERTHSLGMTALVEVHTAEEVARALDADARVVGVNNRNLKTLEVDNSTFADLAPLIPDTKVKVAESGVSGPRDVVEFARAGADAVLVGETLVKGDDPRRAVADLVAAGAHPAVQAVRP, encoded by the coding sequence GTGACAGTCCTCGACGACATCCTGGCCGGCGTCCGTGAGGACCTGGCGGCGCGCAAGGCGCTCACCTCGCTGGACGAGCTGAAGGAGCGCGCGCACCGACAGGTGCCCGCCAAGGACGCGCACGCCCTCCTCAAGCCCCGCGACGCGGAGCAGCGCGGCGTCAAGGTCATCGCGGAGGTCAAGCGCAAGAGCCCTTCCAAGGGCGCGCTGGCGACCATCCCGGACCCGGCCGAGCTCGCGACGCAGTACGAGGCCGGCGGGGCCAGCGTCATCAGCGTCCTCACCGAGCAGCGCCGGTTCGGCGGCAGCCTGGACGACCTGCGGGCCGTCCGCTGCGCCGTCGACGTCCCGGTGCTGCGCAAGGACTTCGTCGTCGAGTCGTACCAGCTGTGGGAGGCCCGCGCCTGGGGGGCCGACGTCGTGCTCCTCATCGTCGCCGCTCTCGAGCAGGAGGCCCTCGTGTCGCTCATCGAACGCACGCACTCCCTGGGCATGACGGCCCTGGTGGAGGTCCACACCGCCGAGGAGGTCGCGCGTGCCCTGGACGCCGACGCGCGCGTCGTCGGGGTGAACAACCGCAACCTCAAGACCCTCGAGGTCGACAACTCCACGTTCGCCGACCTGGCGCCGCTCATCCCGGACACCAAGGTCAAGGTCGCCGAGTCGGGCGTCTCCGGCCCGCGCGACGTCGTCGAGTTCGCCCGCGCGGGCGCCGACGCCGTCCTCGTGGGGGAGACGCTCGTCAAGGGCGACGACCCGCGCCGCGCGGTCGCCGACCTCGTCGCCGCCGGTGCGCACCCGGCCGTGCAGGCGGTGCGCCCGTGA
- the rpe gene encoding ribulose-phosphate 3-epimerase has product MPSARGPQVNPSILSADFANLQAELARIATADAAHVDVMDGHFVPNLTLGLPVVEALQRVSPVPLDCHLMIEDPDRWAPAYAEAGAAGVTFHAEAARAPVKLARDIRAAGGRAGIALRPATPVEPYLDLLPEFDMLLVMTVEPGFGGQGFLDVTLPKIRRARAAIGDLDVRLQVDGGVSTATVERAAEAGADVFVAGSAVYGAEDAAAAIGQLRDLAARACAH; this is encoded by the coding sequence GTGCCGAGCGCTCGAGGACCCCAGGTCAACCCCAGCATCCTGTCCGCCGACTTCGCGAACCTGCAGGCCGAGCTGGCCCGCATCGCGACGGCCGACGCCGCCCACGTCGACGTCATGGACGGCCACTTCGTCCCCAACCTCACGCTCGGCCTGCCCGTCGTCGAGGCGCTGCAACGGGTCAGCCCCGTCCCGCTGGACTGCCACCTCATGATCGAGGACCCCGACCGCTGGGCCCCCGCCTACGCCGAGGCCGGCGCGGCCGGGGTCACCTTCCACGCCGAGGCCGCGCGCGCCCCCGTGAAGCTGGCCCGCGACATCCGCGCGGCGGGGGGCCGCGCGGGCATCGCCCTGCGCCCCGCGACCCCGGTCGAGCCGTACCTGGACCTGCTGCCCGAGTTCGACATGCTCCTCGTGATGACCGTCGAGCCCGGTTTTGGCGGTCAGGGCTTCCTCGACGTCACGCTCCCCAAGATCCGCCGTGCCCGCGCGGCCATCGGCGACCTCGACGTGCGGCTGCAGGTCGACGGCGGCGTCTCGACGGCGACCGTGGAACGCGCCGCGGAGGCCGGCGCCGACGTCTTCGTCGCCGGCTCGGCCGTCTACGGCGCCGAGGACGCGGCCGCGGCCATCGGCCAGCTGCGCGACCTCGCGGCGCGGGCCTGCGCCCACTGA
- a CDS encoding TIGR03085 family metal-binding protein, translating to MVLPSRNPGDARRERDGLCDSALRVGPEAPTLCAGWDVRDLLVHLAVRDNRPDVALGEALPPLRSHRDRVVSELASQPFDALVERVRGGPHGPLRVRALDGLVNSAEYFVHHEDVLRAQPGWGPRALPQAQEEALWRTVRVMGRVAYRRSPVGVVLVTPEGPRAVVRPGAESVAVTGTVAELLLHAFGRRTRALVHLEGTPEAVARFRATYPGAVGE from the coding sequence ATGGTCCTCCCCTCCAGGAATCCCGGCGACGCGCGACGCGAACGGGACGGGTTGTGCGACAGCGCGTTGCGGGTCGGCCCGGAGGCGCCGACGCTGTGCGCCGGCTGGGACGTCCGGGACCTGCTGGTGCACCTGGCGGTGCGGGACAACCGTCCGGACGTGGCCCTGGGCGAGGCCCTGCCACCGCTGCGGTCGCACCGCGACAGGGTCGTCTCCGAGCTGGCGTCGCAGCCGTTCGACGCCCTCGTCGAGCGCGTGCGGGGCGGTCCCCACGGTCCGCTGCGGGTGCGGGCCCTCGACGGCCTGGTGAACAGCGCCGAGTACTTCGTGCACCACGAGGACGTCCTGCGCGCGCAGCCCGGGTGGGGGCCCCGCGCGCTGCCGCAGGCGCAGGAGGAGGCGCTGTGGCGCACCGTACGGGTCATGGGCCGGGTCGCCTACCGCCGCTCCCCCGTGGGCGTCGTGCTGGTGACGCCGGAGGGTCCGCGCGCGGTGGTGCGCCCGGGCGCGGAGTCGGTCGCGGTCACCGGAACGGTCGCCGAGCTGCTGCTGCACGCGTTCGGCCGGCGCACGCGGGCCCTGGTGCACCTGGAGGGCACGCCCGAGGCCGTCGCCCGCTTCCGCGCCACGTACCCGGGCGCGGTGGGCGAGTAG
- a CDS encoding GNAT family N-acetyltransferase: MQDTGLPTRPELRVTQVDPDDREALRAWAVPSRTSFLESAPTEDSLDERQRMVQGHRLTAVHDTVAGEDRVVATLRTFDSELTVPGAGPVDVDAVSTATVLPTHRRRGLLSRMLTADLERARAAGHALAVLIAAEAPIYGRFGFGAATRSTSLVLDHARVAFRPDAPAATGSLEFVPAGRTDELAAVHDAARRRRPGGLLRDAAWWEAAGRRGEGRWLGPRGHVVLHRDEDGTPDGYAAYDVSDESVGRVPNGTVHLRDLTATTPSAYRALWEFLASIDLVRVTRASDRPVDELLPHLLLDPRAVQTGPVDDFVWLRVLDVPGALAARRYLGCGTLVLRVEDPLGLAGATVRLHVEAQRCGADGWVCPEVTTTDDAPDVVLPVAELGSVLLGGTSPVALQRAGRIDATPAAAQALATLMATPEQPWCPTWF, from the coding sequence GTGCAGGACACCGGACTCCCGACCCGTCCAGAGCTCCGCGTGACGCAGGTGGACCCGGACGACCGGGAGGCCCTGCGCGCCTGGGCCGTCCCGAGCCGCACGTCCTTCCTGGAGTCCGCGCCCACCGAGGATTCCCTCGACGAGCGGCAGCGGATGGTGCAGGGGCACCGGCTCACGGCGGTGCACGACACCGTCGCCGGTGAGGACCGCGTCGTGGCGACGCTGCGCACCTTCGACTCCGAGCTGACGGTGCCCGGCGCCGGTCCCGTCGACGTCGACGCCGTCTCGACCGCGACCGTGCTGCCCACGCACCGGCGCCGGGGCCTGCTGTCCCGCATGCTCACGGCCGACCTCGAGCGCGCCCGCGCCGCGGGGCACGCCCTGGCGGTGCTCATCGCCGCGGAGGCACCCATCTACGGCCGGTTCGGGTTCGGCGCCGCGACGCGCTCGACGAGCCTGGTCCTCGACCACGCCCGGGTCGCGTTCCGCCCCGACGCCCCGGCGGCGACCGGCTCGCTGGAGTTCGTCCCCGCCGGCCGCACCGACGAGCTGGCCGCCGTCCACGACGCCGCCCGGCGCCGGCGGCCCGGCGGGCTGCTGCGCGACGCGGCGTGGTGGGAGGCCGCGGGCCGGCGGGGCGAGGGCCGCTGGCTCGGTCCCCGCGGGCACGTCGTCCTGCACCGGGACGAGGACGGGACCCCCGACGGGTACGCGGCCTACGACGTCAGCGACGAGTCCGTGGGCCGCGTGCCGAACGGGACGGTCCACCTGCGCGACCTCACCGCGACGACGCCGTCGGCCTACCGGGCGCTGTGGGAGTTCCTCGCCTCGATCGACCTCGTCCGGGTCACCCGGGCCTCCGACCGACCCGTCGACGAGCTGCTGCCGCACCTGCTCCTGGACCCGCGCGCGGTCCAGACCGGGCCCGTCGACGACTTCGTCTGGCTGCGCGTCCTCGACGTGCCCGGGGCGCTGGCGGCCCGCCGCTACCTGGGCTGCGGCACGCTCGTCCTGCGCGTCGAGGACCCCCTCGGCCTGGCCGGGGCGACCGTGCGCCTGCACGTCGAGGCCCAGCGCTGCGGCGCCGACGGCTGGGTGTGCCCGGAGGTGACGACGACCGACGACGCACCGGACGTGGTCCTGCCCGTCGCCGAGCTCGGCTCGGTGCTCCTCGGCGGGACCTCACCGGTCGCGCTGCAGCGGGCCGGGCGCATCGACGCCACCCCCGCGGCGGCCCAGGCGCTGGCGACGCTCATGGCCACCCCGGAGCAGCCCTGGTGCCCGACCTGGTTCTGA
- a CDS encoding HGxxPAAW family protein, translating into MSTESNHQSHGHHSTSAAAPATDIVDEHGHGHSVAAWAGVAVCLVGFLILSLAIVFPSLTWGIIGSVVILASLVVAGGLAKAGYGVKGPDGKPVGLGRAKR; encoded by the coding sequence GTGAGCACCGAGAGCAACCACCAGTCCCACGGGCACCACAGCACCAGCGCCGCCGCCCCGGCCACCGACATCGTCGACGAGCACGGTCACGGCCACAGCGTCGCCGCCTGGGCCGGTGTCGCGGTGTGCCTCGTGGGGTTCCTCATCCTCTCCCTGGCGATCGTCTTCCCCAGCCTGACCTGGGGGATCATCGGCAGCGTCGTCATCCTCGCCTCGCTCGTGGTCGCGGGCGGTCTGGCCAAGGCCGGCTACGGCGTCAAGGGTCCCGACGGCAAGCCCGTCGGCCTGGGTCGCGCCAAGCGCTGA
- a CDS encoding phosphoribosyl-ATP diphosphatase, translated as MKSFDALFAELSDKALTRPEGSGTVRELDAGVHAIGKKVVEEAAEVWMAAEHEGGERTAEEISQLLYHLQVLMIARGLTLDDVYAHL; from the coding sequence GTGAAGAGCTTCGACGCCCTGTTCGCCGAACTGAGCGACAAGGCGCTGACCCGGCCCGAGGGCTCGGGGACGGTGCGGGAACTGGACGCCGGCGTCCACGCCATCGGCAAGAAGGTCGTCGAGGAGGCGGCCGAGGTCTGGATGGCCGCGGAGCACGAGGGCGGCGAGCGGACCGCCGAGGAGATCTCGCAGCTGCTGTACCACCTGCAGGTGCTGATGATCGCCCGCGGTCTGACCCTCGACGACGTGTACGCCCACCTCTAG
- the trpB gene encoding tryptophan synthase subunit beta — protein sequence MTTQETPLTTSGRSFSGERGPYFGAFGGRFVPEALVAALDEIDAAHTAAMADPGFLAELAELHRTYSGRPSILTEVPRFAAHAGGARVILKREDLNHTGSHKINNVLGQALLTKRMGKQRIIAETGAGQHGVATATAAALMGLECVVYMGEEDTRRQALNVARMRLLGATVVPVTAGSRTLKDAVNEAFRDWVSSVDTTHYAFGTVAGPHPFPVLVRDFQRIVGVEARQQVLDLTGRLPDAVAACVGGGSNAIGIFHAFLDDPDVALHGYEAGGDGVETGRHAAPISAGAAGVFQGARQFVMQDEDGQTVESHSISAGLDYPGVGPEHSWLAASGRAQYHPVTDAQAMEAFRLLCRTEGIIPAIESAHALAGALDLGKELGPDATVLVSLSGRGDKDVDTAARWFGLVSDADLVASEVERVAEAPQDTEGSGW from the coding sequence GTGACCACGCAGGAGACCCCGCTGACCACCTCGGGACGTTCCTTCAGCGGCGAGCGCGGGCCGTACTTCGGCGCGTTCGGCGGCCGCTTCGTGCCCGAGGCCCTCGTGGCGGCGCTCGACGAGATCGACGCCGCGCACACGGCGGCGATGGCCGACCCCGGCTTCCTCGCCGAGCTGGCCGAGCTGCACCGCACGTACTCCGGCCGGCCCAGCATCCTCACCGAGGTGCCGCGCTTCGCCGCCCACGCCGGCGGCGCCCGCGTCATCCTCAAGCGCGAGGACCTCAACCACACGGGCTCGCACAAGATCAACAACGTGCTCGGGCAGGCGCTCCTCACCAAGCGCATGGGCAAGCAGCGCATCATCGCCGAGACGGGCGCCGGACAGCACGGCGTCGCGACGGCGACGGCCGCGGCCCTCATGGGCCTGGAGTGCGTCGTCTACATGGGCGAGGAGGACACCCGCCGCCAGGCGCTGAACGTGGCCCGGATGCGCCTGCTCGGCGCGACCGTCGTCCCCGTGACCGCCGGCAGCCGGACCCTCAAGGACGCCGTCAACGAGGCGTTCCGCGACTGGGTCTCCTCCGTCGACACGACGCACTACGCGTTCGGCACGGTCGCCGGCCCGCACCCGTTCCCGGTGCTCGTGCGCGACTTCCAGCGCATCGTCGGCGTCGAAGCCCGCCAGCAGGTCCTCGACCTGACGGGCCGCCTGCCCGACGCGGTCGCGGCCTGCGTCGGCGGCGGGTCCAACGCCATCGGCATCTTCCACGCGTTCCTGGACGACCCGGACGTGGCCCTGCACGGGTACGAGGCCGGCGGGGACGGCGTCGAGACGGGCCGGCACGCGGCCCCCATCTCGGCCGGGGCGGCCGGTGTCTTCCAGGGCGCCCGGCAGTTCGTCATGCAGGACGAGGACGGGCAGACGGTCGAGTCGCACTCGATCTCCGCCGGGCTCGACTACCCCGGCGTCGGACCGGAGCACTCGTGGCTGGCCGCCAGCGGCCGCGCGCAGTACCACCCCGTGACCGACGCGCAGGCGATGGAGGCCTTCCGGCTGCTGTGCCGCACCGAGGGGATCATCCCGGCCATCGAGAGCGCCCACGCGCTCGCCGGTGCGCTGGACCTCGGCAAGGAGCTCGGTCCGGACGCCACCGTGCTCGTCAGCCTGTCCGGGCGCGGGGACAAGGACGTGGACACGGCGGCCCGTTGGTTCGGGCTCGTCAGCGACGCCGACCTCGTCGCCTCGGAGGTCGAACGGGTCGCCGAGGCGCCCCAGGACACCGAAGGGTCCGGCTGGTGA
- the hisI gene encoding phosphoribosyl-AMP cyclohydrolase yields the protein MGRVSSLELDPRTAARLKRDAAGLVCAVVQQHDTREVLMVAWMNDDALAQTLATGRATYWSRSRGQLWRKGDTSGHVQWVRKVSLDCDGDALLLEVEQVGAACHTGDRTCFDATTLPLTAPSA from the coding sequence ATGGGCCGCGTGTCGTCCCTCGAGCTCGATCCCCGCACCGCCGCACGCCTGAAGCGGGACGCCGCCGGCCTCGTCTGCGCCGTCGTCCAGCAGCACGACACCCGCGAGGTGCTCATGGTCGCCTGGATGAACGACGACGCTCTGGCCCAGACCCTCGCCACCGGCCGCGCGACCTACTGGTCGCGCAGTCGCGGGCAGCTGTGGCGCAAGGGCGACACCTCCGGTCACGTCCAGTGGGTGCGCAAGGTCTCCCTGGACTGCGACGGCGACGCGCTCCTGCTCGAGGTCGAGCAGGTCGGCGCGGCCTGCCACACCGGCGACCGGACCTGCTTCGACGCCACCACCCTCCCGCTCACCGCGCCGAGCGCGTGA
- a CDS encoding Trp biosynthesis-associated membrane protein, with protein sequence MSAPVPEVRRRSRRGPLLLLAAVGAVVALGAGAPTWVSGRAATATGTAAVLASGRDAAPVATALALVSLAAVVASTLGRRAARLVAALVLVAGGAGVLAASTGPLREPTAALTAPARAASGTTQARVEGAVDVAPWPVVSAVGGGLVALAGVGLVVGARRRDVPRAAGRYDRDARSGAGAAAPTRDDPAAAWDALSHGDDPTR encoded by the coding sequence GTGAGCGCGCCCGTTCCCGAGGTCCGGCGCCGGTCACGGCGCGGACCCCTGCTGCTGCTCGCCGCCGTCGGCGCCGTCGTCGCCCTCGGGGCCGGCGCGCCGACCTGGGTCAGCGGCCGCGCCGCCACCGCGACCGGGACCGCGGCCGTCCTCGCCTCCGGCCGCGACGCCGCGCCCGTCGCCACGGCGCTCGCCCTCGTCAGCCTCGCCGCGGTCGTCGCCTCCACGCTGGGGCGCCGGGCCGCGCGGCTCGTCGCCGCGCTCGTCCTCGTCGCCGGGGGCGCCGGGGTCCTCGCCGCCAGCACGGGCCCGCTGCGGGAGCCGACCGCGGCGCTCACCGCCCCGGCCCGCGCGGCCAGCGGGACGACGCAGGCCCGCGTGGAGGGCGCGGTCGACGTCGCGCCGTGGCCGGTGGTGTCCGCGGTGGGCGGCGGTCTCGTCGCCCTCGCCGGGGTCGGGCTCGTCGTCGGGGCACGCCGGCGTGATGTCCCCCGGGCCGCGGGTCGCTACGACCGCGACGCCCGCTCCGGAGCCGGCGCGGCCGCCCCGACGCGGGACGACCCGGCGGCCGCGTGGGACGCGCTCTCGCACGGCGACGACCCCACCCGCTGA
- the hisG gene encoding ATP phosphoribosyltransferase, protein MLRIAVPNKGSLSEAASAMLREAGYNQRREAKELILDDPDNSAQFVFLRPRDIALYVGSGTLDAGITGRDLLLDSRAPADEVLPLGFARSTFRFAGRPGVASGVGDLEGRRIATSYSGLLAKHLAEHGVTADIVHLDGAVETAVALGIADVIADVVETGTTLRAAGLEIFGEPIMRSEATLVRRAGAPADPAVDVLVRRLQGVLVARQYVMVDYDCPQAIVEQACAITPGLQSPTVSPLASPDWVAVRAMVKSSETNRVMDELYELGARAILVTSIHACRL, encoded by the coding sequence GTGTTGCGCATCGCCGTCCCCAACAAGGGGTCCCTGTCCGAGGCCGCGTCCGCCATGCTGCGCGAGGCCGGCTACAACCAGCGGCGCGAGGCCAAGGAACTCATCCTCGACGACCCGGACAACTCGGCCCAGTTCGTCTTCCTGCGCCCGCGAGACATCGCGCTCTACGTGGGGTCCGGGACGCTGGACGCCGGGATCACGGGGCGCGACCTGCTGCTGGACTCCCGCGCCCCCGCCGACGAGGTCCTCCCGCTCGGCTTCGCGCGCAGCACGTTCCGCTTCGCCGGGCGCCCCGGGGTGGCGTCGGGGGTCGGCGACCTCGAGGGCCGCCGCATCGCGACGAGCTACTCGGGCCTGCTGGCCAAGCACCTCGCCGAGCACGGCGTCACCGCCGACATCGTCCACCTCGACGGCGCGGTCGAGACCGCGGTGGCGCTCGGCATCGCCGACGTGATCGCCGACGTGGTCGAGACGGGCACGACGCTGCGCGCGGCCGGTCTGGAGATCTTCGGCGAGCCGATCATGCGCTCGGAGGCGACGCTCGTCCGCCGCGCCGGCGCCCCGGCCGACCCCGCCGTGGACGTCCTCGTCCGCCGCCTGCAGGGCGTCCTCGTGGCCCGCCAGTACGTCATGGTCGACTACGACTGCCCGCAGGCGATCGTGGAGCAGGCCTGCGCGATCACCCCCGGTCTGCAGTCGCCGACCGTCTCGCCGCTGGCCAGCCCCGACTGGGTCGCCGTGCGAGCTATGGTGAAGAGCTCGGAGACCAACCGCGTCATGGACGAGCTGTACGAGCTCGGGGCGCGGGCGATCCTCGTCACGAGCATCCACGCGTGCCGCCTGTGA
- a CDS encoding dephospho-CoA kinase, which translates to MPDLVLTGATPPALQAFANGVLARLQQVPAPTAGPLVLAVDGRSGAGKTDLAAVLAQRTGAAVLHMDDLYPGWDGLAAAVDLLRDLLTQLRTGRPVQQPVWDWTRGAYARTVPLPTSGLLVVEGVGAGCAAPVDLLVELTATPGVRRDRALARDGATYEPHWERWAAQEAELFARRSLAPDLLLATDAS; encoded by the coding sequence GTGCCCGACCTGGTTCTGACCGGGGCCACTCCCCCTGCGCTGCAGGCGTTCGCGAACGGGGTCCTCGCGCGGCTGCAGCAGGTCCCGGCGCCGACCGCCGGCCCGCTGGTCCTGGCGGTCGACGGACGCTCGGGCGCGGGCAAGACGGACCTGGCCGCCGTCCTCGCGCAGCGGACCGGCGCCGCCGTCCTGCACATGGACGACCTGTACCCGGGGTGGGACGGACTGGCCGCGGCCGTGGACCTGCTGCGGGACCTGCTGACGCAGCTGCGCACCGGCCGCCCCGTGCAGCAGCCCGTGTGGGACTGGACGCGGGGTGCGTACGCGCGCACGGTGCCGCTGCCGACGTCCGGACTGCTGGTCGTCGAGGGCGTCGGCGCGGGCTGCGCCGCCCCCGTCGACCTGCTCGTCGAGCTGACGGCCACCCCGGGCGTCCGCCGCGACCGTGCGCTGGCGCGCGACGGCGCGACGTACGAGCCGCACTGGGAGCGGTGGGCGGCCCAAGAGGCGGAGCTGTTCGCGCGGCGGTCGCTGGCGCCGGACCTCCTGCTCGCCACCGACGCCTCCTAG
- a CDS encoding riboflavin synthase, whose amino-acid sequence MFTGIVEEIGEVVAVEFGAESARLTVRGPVVVSDAVHGASIAVDGVCLTVVDQPEPGAFTVDVMQESLQRSSLHDVAPGRKVNLERAMAAHGRLGGHIVQGHVDGTGTIARRTPGEAWEVVRVAVPADLARYVVEKGSITVDGTSLTVSAVSEPTATEHWFEVSLIPATLELTVLGTKPVGATVNLEVDVLAKYVERLRAFEPTVQGAQA is encoded by the coding sequence GTGTTCACCGGGATCGTGGAGGAGATCGGCGAGGTCGTCGCCGTGGAGTTCGGGGCGGAGTCGGCACGGCTGACCGTGCGGGGGCCCGTCGTGGTCTCCGACGCCGTGCACGGGGCGTCCATCGCCGTCGACGGGGTCTGCCTGACCGTCGTCGACCAGCCCGAACCGGGCGCCTTCACCGTGGACGTCATGCAGGAGTCGTTGCAGCGCAGTTCGTTGCACGACGTGGCCCCCGGTCGCAAGGTCAACCTGGAGCGCGCCATGGCCGCCCACGGGCGCCTCGGCGGGCACATCGTGCAGGGGCACGTCGACGGCACGGGGACCATCGCGCGCCGGACACCGGGGGAGGCGTGGGAGGTCGTGCGCGTCGCCGTCCCGGCCGACCTCGCCCGCTACGTCGTGGAGAAGGGTTCCATCACCGTCGACGGCACCTCGCTCACGGTCTCGGCCGTCAGCGAGCCCACCGCGACCGAGCACTGGTTCGAGGTCTCCCTCATCCCCGCCACCCTCGAGCTGACCGTCCTGGGCACCAAGCCCGTGGGCGCTACCGTCAACCTCGAGGTCGACGTGCTGGCCAAGTACGTCGAGCGGCTGCGGGCCTTCGAGCCCACCGTGCAGGGAGCGCAGGCGTGA
- a CDS encoding PH domain-containing protein, with protein MPPVTSATPTDRPFRPRRARVVGLAFAVGIAVVMVGMSIGLSLAPESGWTGQDTVSALVFGAIVSGGLVRLVTVNARVTERALVVRNVVFTREVEWGEVVAVRFGGADPWLTLDLDDGENLAVMGVQRADGEFAKAEALRLARLVEDRAPRT; from the coding sequence GTGCCGCCTGTGACGTCCGCGACCCCGACGGACCGGCCGTTCCGGCCGCGTCGTGCCCGCGTCGTCGGCCTCGCCTTCGCCGTCGGCATCGCGGTCGTCATGGTGGGCATGTCCATCGGGCTGTCCCTGGCCCCGGAGTCCGGCTGGACGGGCCAGGACACCGTCTCGGCGCTCGTCTTCGGGGCGATCGTCTCGGGCGGGCTGGTGCGGCTCGTCACCGTCAACGCGCGGGTGACCGAGCGCGCGCTCGTCGTGCGCAACGTGGTCTTCACCCGCGAGGTCGAGTGGGGCGAGGTCGTCGCCGTCCGCTTCGGCGGCGCCGACCCGTGGCTCACCCTCGACCTCGACGACGGCGAGAACCTCGCCGTGATGGGCGTGCAGCGCGCCGACGGGGAGTTCGCCAAGGCCGAGGCGCTCCGGTTGGCCCGGCTCGTCGAGGACCGGGCCCCCCGCACCTAG
- the hisF gene encoding imidazole glycerol phosphate synthase subunit HisF, translating to MSVAVRVIPCLDVDAGRVVKGVNFADLRDAGDPVELARRYDEQGADELTFLDVTASSGSRETTYDVVRRTAEQVFIPLTVGGGVRAVADVEKLLRAGADKVGVNTAAIARPELITEIAERFGAQVLVLSVDARRTLPGEPTTASGYEVTTHGGRRGTGLDAVEWAARAAELGAGEILLNSMDADGTKQGFDLEMLGAVRSRVTVPLVASGGAGAVEHFPPAVAAGADAVLAASVFHFGQLTVGDVKDALREGGAPVR from the coding sequence GTGAGCGTCGCCGTCCGTGTCATCCCCTGCCTCGACGTCGACGCCGGTCGCGTCGTCAAGGGCGTCAACTTCGCCGACCTGCGCGACGCGGGCGACCCGGTCGAGCTGGCCCGCCGCTACGACGAGCAGGGTGCCGACGAGCTGACGTTCCTCGACGTGACCGCCTCCTCGGGATCGCGGGAGACGACGTACGACGTGGTCCGCCGCACCGCCGAGCAGGTCTTCATCCCCCTCACCGTCGGCGGAGGGGTCCGCGCGGTCGCCGACGTCGAGAAGCTCCTGCGCGCCGGCGCCGACAAGGTCGGCGTCAACACCGCGGCCATCGCCCGGCCCGAGCTCATCACCGAGATCGCCGAGCGGTTCGGCGCCCAGGTGCTCGTCCTGTCCGTCGACGCCCGCCGCACGCTGCCGGGGGAGCCGACGACCGCCTCGGGGTACGAGGTCACCACCCACGGCGGTCGCCGCGGCACGGGTCTGGACGCCGTGGAGTGGGCCGCCCGCGCCGCCGAGCTCGGCGCGGGGGAGATCCTGCTGAACTCGATGGACGCCGACGGCACCAAGCAGGGCTTCGACCTCGAGATGCTCGGCGCGGTCCGGTCCCGCGTCACCGTCCCGCTCGTGGCCAGCGGTGGGGCCGGCGCGGTCGAGCACTTCCCGCCCGCCGTCGCCGCGGGCGCCGACGCCGTCCTGGCCGCCAGCGTCTTCCACTTCGGCCAGCTGACGGTCGGGGACGTCAAGGACGCCCTGCGGGAGGGCGGCGCCCCCGTCCGCTGA
- the ribH gene encoding 6,7-dimethyl-8-ribityllumazine synthase produces MSGDGSPEITVDGSGLRVAVVAARWHHEVMDGLLEGARRALAASGVTDVVEVRVPGAFELPVAAARLARQGFDAVVTLGVVIRGGTPHFEYVCDAATQGLTQVAVTTGVPIGFGVLTVDNEAQALHRAGLRGSREDKGAEAVLAALETVVALREVAPLSAV; encoded by the coding sequence GTGAGCGGGGACGGAAGCCCGGAGATCACGGTCGACGGCAGCGGGCTGCGGGTCGCGGTGGTCGCGGCGCGCTGGCACCACGAGGTCATGGACGGGCTGCTGGAGGGGGCCCGCCGGGCGCTCGCCGCCTCGGGCGTCACCGACGTGGTGGAGGTGCGCGTCCCGGGGGCCTTCGAGCTGCCCGTGGCCGCCGCGCGGCTGGCCCGGCAGGGCTTCGACGCCGTCGTCACCCTCGGCGTCGTCATCCGCGGTGGCACGCCGCACTTCGAGTACGTGTGCGACGCCGCGACCCAGGGCCTGACCCAGGTCGCGGTGACGACGGGGGTCCCCATCGGCTTCGGGGTCCTCACCGTCGACAACGAGGCCCAGGCGCTGCACCGCGCCGGCCTGCGCGGCTCGCGGGAGGACAAGGGCGCCGAGGCCGTGCTCGCGGCGCTCGAGACGGTCGTCGCCCTGCGCGAGGTCGCCCCGCTGTCCGCGGTCTGA